One window from the genome of Sphaerotilus microaerophilus encodes:
- a CDS encoding TetR/AcrR family transcriptional regulator, producing MSHAAAAANDRTASPAAGPSTRKPPRRTAERILDHTLELFNRYGEPNVSTTLISAELSISPGNLYYHYPAKEALVNALVERYERALQEALTAAGPADDAEGAWLLVPRLFRLCWDYRFLFRDLNDLLTRNRQLETRCQVALTQQTAAVRQRVVRLCAVDGTALNDEEADALATSIVVLLNYWLSFEYVRDPRRALEPENAEAAMRRGARQVQALIWPYLSAELRQRMRPTLSEDALKRGNVAVRG from the coding sequence ATGAGTCACGCCGCTGCCGCCGCCAACGACCGGACCGCCAGCCCCGCCGCCGGTCCCTCCACGCGCAAGCCGCCGCGCCGCACTGCCGAGCGCATCCTCGACCACACGCTGGAGCTGTTCAACCGCTACGGCGAGCCCAACGTGTCGACCACGCTGATCTCGGCCGAGCTGAGCATCAGCCCCGGCAACCTCTACTACCACTACCCGGCCAAGGAAGCGCTGGTCAACGCGCTGGTCGAGCGCTACGAGCGGGCCCTGCAGGAAGCGCTGACGGCCGCCGGCCCGGCCGACGATGCCGAAGGCGCCTGGCTCCTGGTGCCGCGGCTGTTCCGCCTGTGCTGGGACTACCGCTTCCTGTTCCGCGACCTCAACGACCTGCTCACGCGCAACCGCCAGCTCGAAACCCGCTGCCAGGTCGCGCTCACCCAGCAGACCGCCGCGGTGCGCCAGCGCGTGGTGCGCCTGTGCGCAGTGGACGGCACGGCGCTGAACGACGAAGAAGCCGACGCGCTGGCCACCTCCATCGTGGTGCTGCTGAACTACTGGCTGAGCTTCGAGTACGTGCGCGACCCGCGCCGCGCCCTGGAGCCCGAGAACGCCGAAGCCGCGATGCGCCGCGGCGCCCGCCAGGTCCAGGCCCTGATCTGGCCCTACCTGAGCGCCGAGCTGCGCCAGCGGATGCGGCCGACGCTGAGCGAGGACGCGCTCAAGCGGGGCAATGTGGCGGTGCGGGGCTGA
- the hisG gene encoding ATP phosphoribosyltransferase, with protein MITMALSKGRIFEETLPLLAAAGIEVTDDPEKTRKLILATNQPGIQVVLVRATDVPTYVQHGGADLGVAGKDVLLEHGGEGLYQPLDLKIARCRMSVAAREDFDYAAAVKQGSRIRVATKYTQIARQHFADKGVHVDLIKLYGSMELAPLTGLADAIVDLVSTGKTLLANRLREVEPFMDISSRLVVNQAALKLKRDRLRPLIDAIGAAVAKD; from the coding sequence ATGATCACGATGGCCCTGTCGAAGGGCCGCATCTTCGAGGAAACCCTGCCGCTGCTGGCCGCCGCCGGCATCGAGGTGACCGACGACCCGGAGAAGACGCGCAAGCTCATCCTGGCCACCAACCAGCCCGGCATCCAGGTGGTGCTGGTGCGCGCCACCGACGTGCCCACCTACGTGCAGCACGGCGGTGCCGACCTGGGCGTGGCGGGCAAGGACGTGCTGCTGGAGCACGGCGGTGAAGGCCTGTACCAGCCACTGGACCTGAAGATTGCCCGCTGCCGCATGAGCGTGGCCGCGCGCGAGGACTTCGACTACGCCGCGGCGGTGAAGCAGGGCTCGCGCATCCGCGTGGCCACCAAGTACACCCAGATCGCGCGCCAGCACTTTGCCGACAAGGGTGTGCACGTCGACCTGATCAAGCTCTACGGCTCGATGGAGCTGGCGCCGCTGACCGGCCTGGCCGATGCCATCGTCGACCTGGTGTCCACCGGCAAGACGCTGCTGGCCAACCGGCTGCGCGAGGTCGAGCCCTTCATGGACATCTCCTCGCGCCTGGTGGTGAACCAGGCGGCGCTGAAGCTCAAGCGCGACCGCCTGCGCCCGCTGATCGACGCGATCGGCGCTGCGGTGGCCAAAGACTGA
- a CDS encoding type II toxin-antitoxin system death-on-curing family toxin, which produces METVNQTWRWVDKRMLMLLHDESLALHGGASGLRDEGLLDSALARPQNVAVYGDPDLADLAAAYAYGLAKNHPFVDGNKRAAFLAIGLCLALNGWRLTASQADATVAVMTLAAGDLEESAFAAWLRGHIAPRVR; this is translated from the coding sequence ATGGAAACGGTGAACCAGACCTGGCGCTGGGTCGACAAGCGCATGCTGATGCTGCTGCACGACGAGAGCCTGGCGTTGCATGGTGGTGCATCCGGTTTGCGCGATGAGGGGCTGCTGGACTCGGCCCTGGCGCGGCCACAGAACGTCGCGGTGTACGGCGATCCGGATCTGGCTGACCTGGCGGCGGCCTATGCCTACGGGCTGGCGAAGAACCATCCCTTTGTCGACGGCAACAAGCGGGCGGCCTTCCTGGCGATCGGCCTGTGCCTGGCGCTGAACGGCTGGCGTCTCACCGCCAGCCAGGCCGATGCCACCGTGGCCGTGATGACACTGGCCGCCGGCGACCTCGAAGAGAGCGCCTTCGCTGCCTGGCTGCGCGGTCACATCGCGCCGCGCGTGCGCTGA
- a CDS encoding AbrB/MazE/SpoVT family DNA-binding domain-containing protein produces MTPLSVPPATTRMSSKGQIIIPKPLRTMHHWTAGTELEVIDVGDGLLLRPRVTFPATRLEDVAGCLPHSGPALTDEDIAAALAAGIQEQWRDRD; encoded by the coding sequence ATGACCCCCCTGTCGGTCCCACCGGCCACCACCCGCATGTCCAGCAAGGGCCAGATCATCATTCCGAAGCCGCTGCGGACGATGCACCACTGGACGGCCGGGACCGAGCTGGAGGTGATCGACGTGGGCGATGGCCTGTTGCTGCGCCCACGCGTCACCTTCCCCGCCACGCGCCTGGAGGACGTGGCGGGCTGCCTGCCACACAGCGGCCCGGCACTGACCGACGAGGACATCGCGGCCGCCCTGGCCGCTGGCATCCAGGAGCAGTGGCGTGATCGCGATTGA
- the recG gene encoding ATP-dependent DNA helicase RecG → MASPGSDVLVDAATAAKAPAPPPAKSVPQRAMEKLGLVRDIDLALHLPLRYEDETKLTPIAEARPGDTVQVEGVVREAKVELRPRRQFIVHLAESLEPGGNAAPGRRRAELVLRFVNFYPSHQKTLAAGARVRVRGELRGGFFGPEMVHPTFKAVDAATPLAAALTPVYPTSAQLPQAYLRKAVASGLVRAPLDELLPARVLPPGLPSLREALGFLHHPPPSASLAALEDHSHPAWQRLKFEELLAQQIAQLQAQRERRKLRAPALHASVGGLHERLLAVLPFQLTRAQRRVAEEIAADLGREQPMHRLLQGDVGSGKTVVAALAAAVAIEAGWQCALMAPTEILAEQHFRKLVQWLDPLLAERGQGIAWLTGSRKGKERRQMVERVASGEAALVVGTHAVIQDDVRFAKLGLAIVDEQHRFGVAQRLELRRKLAGAEGDDGRPGSLEPHLLMMSATPIPRTLAMTYFADLDVSTLDELPPGRSPVVTKVFADNRREDVIARIRDEVEEHARQVYWVCPLVEESENLDLQNATETHQHLSAALPGRMVGLIHGRMPSAEKAAVMSLFSSGDMAVLVATTVIEVGVDVPNASLMVIEHAERFGLSQLHQLRGRVGRGAVASVCVLLYTGPLSQTGKARLKAMVETTDGFEIARRDLEIRGPGEFMGSRQSGDALLRFADLAEDAPLLQRARAAAPELLDRHPAAARAHVTRWLGGKMEYLKA, encoded by the coding sequence ATGGCTTCACCGGGTTCTGACGTTCTGGTCGACGCGGCGACTGCCGCCAAGGCGCCCGCCCCGCCGCCCGCGAAATCCGTCCCGCAGCGGGCGATGGAAAAACTCGGCCTCGTGCGCGACATCGACCTCGCGCTGCACCTGCCGCTGCGCTATGAGGATGAGACGAAGCTCACCCCGATTGCGGAGGCCCGCCCTGGCGACACGGTGCAGGTCGAAGGCGTCGTGCGCGAAGCCAAGGTGGAGCTGCGCCCGCGCCGGCAGTTCATCGTCCACCTCGCCGAATCGCTGGAGCCGGGCGGGAACGCTGCACCCGGGCGGCGCCGCGCCGAGCTGGTGCTGCGCTTCGTCAACTTCTACCCCTCGCACCAGAAGACCCTGGCCGCGGGCGCGCGGGTGCGGGTGCGCGGCGAGCTGCGCGGCGGCTTCTTCGGCCCGGAGATGGTGCACCCCACCTTCAAGGCGGTGGACGCCGCCACACCGCTGGCCGCGGCGCTGACGCCGGTCTACCCGACCAGCGCCCAGCTGCCGCAGGCCTACCTGCGCAAGGCGGTGGCTTCGGGCCTGGTGCGCGCGCCGCTGGACGAGCTGCTGCCGGCGCGCGTGCTGCCGCCCGGCCTGCCCAGCCTGCGCGAGGCGCTGGGCTTCCTGCACCACCCGCCGCCCTCGGCCAGCCTGGCGGCGCTGGAGGACCACAGCCACCCGGCCTGGCAGCGGCTGAAGTTCGAGGAGCTGCTGGCCCAGCAGATCGCCCAGCTGCAGGCGCAGCGCGAGCGCCGCAAGCTGCGTGCGCCGGCGCTGCACGCGTCGGTCGGTGGCCTGCATGAGCGGCTGCTCGCTGTGCTGCCCTTCCAGCTCACCCGCGCACAGCGCCGCGTGGCCGAGGAGATCGCCGCCGACCTGGGCCGCGAGCAGCCGATGCACCGCCTGCTGCAGGGCGACGTCGGCTCTGGCAAGACGGTGGTGGCCGCGCTGGCGGCTGCGGTGGCCATCGAGGCCGGCTGGCAGTGCGCGCTGATGGCGCCCACCGAGATCCTGGCCGAGCAGCACTTCCGCAAGCTGGTGCAGTGGCTGGACCCGCTGCTGGCCGAGCGCGGGCAGGGCATCGCCTGGTTGACCGGCAGCCGCAAGGGGAAGGAGCGCCGCCAGATGGTCGAGCGCGTGGCCAGCGGCGAGGCCGCGCTGGTGGTGGGGACCCACGCGGTGATCCAGGACGACGTGCGCTTCGCCAAACTGGGCCTGGCCATCGTCGATGAGCAGCACCGCTTCGGCGTCGCGCAGCGGCTGGAGCTGCGCCGCAAGCTGGCGGGCGCCGAAGGAGACGATGGTCGCCCGGGCTCGCTGGAGCCGCACCTATTGATGATGAGCGCCACGCCGATCCCGCGCACGCTGGCGATGACCTACTTCGCCGACCTGGACGTTTCCACGCTCGATGAGTTGCCGCCGGGGCGCAGCCCGGTGGTCACCAAGGTCTTCGCCGACAACCGCCGCGAGGACGTCATCGCCCGCATCCGCGACGAGGTGGAGGAGCACGCCCGGCAGGTCTACTGGGTCTGCCCGCTGGTGGAGGAGAGCGAGAACCTCGACCTGCAGAACGCCACCGAGACCCACCAGCACCTCAGCGCGGCGCTGCCCGGGCGCATGGTCGGGCTGATCCACGGCCGCATGCCGTCGGCGGAGAAGGCCGCCGTGATGTCGCTGTTCTCCAGCGGCGACATGGCGGTGCTGGTGGCCACCACGGTGATCGAGGTGGGCGTGGACGTGCCCAACGCCAGCCTGATGGTGATCGAGCACGCCGAGCGCTTCGGCCTTTCCCAGCTGCACCAGCTGCGCGGCCGGGTGGGCCGCGGCGCGGTGGCGAGTGTGTGCGTGCTGCTCTACACCGGCCCGCTCTCGCAGACCGGCAAGGCGCGGCTGAAGGCGATGGTGGAGACGACCGACGGCTTCGAGATCGCCCGCCGCGACCTGGAGATCCGCGGCCCCGGCGAGTTCATGGGCTCACGCCAGAGCGGCGACGCCCTGCTGCGCTTCGCCGACCTGGCCGAGGACGCCCCGCTGCTGCAGCGCGCCCGCGCCGCCGCGCCGGAGCTGCTGGACCGTCACCCCGCTGCGGCCCGCGCGCATGTGACGCGCTGGCTGGGGGGGAAGATGGAGTATCTGAAGGCCTGA
- the hisD gene encoding histidinol dehydrogenase, which translates to MTAVAVRHLDTSAADFEAEFQRVLHWSAETDHAIEERVAAILADVQARGDAAVLEYTQRFDGVAADSMAALELTRDELKAAFDAITPAQRSALEAAAKRVRAYHERQLQACGLSWSYRDEDGTLLGQKVTPLDRVGIYVPGGKAAYPSSVLMNAIPAHVAGVGEIIMVVPTPKGEKNALVLAAAYVAGVSRAFTIGGAQAVGALACGTATVPRVDKITGPGNAYVASAKRRVFGQVGIDMIAGPSEILVLADGTTPPDWVAMDLFSQAEHDELAQSILLCPDAGYIAQVQAQIDRLIDGMPRRDVIRASLEGRGALILTKDMDEACAISNRIAPEHLEVSSRDAHRWEPLLRHAGAIFLGAFTSESLGDYCAGPNHVLPTSGTARFSSPLGVYDFQKRSSLIEVSEAGAQQLGVIAAELAYGEGLQAHAQAAEFRLQDRRP; encoded by the coding sequence ATGACCGCCGTCGCCGTCCGCCACCTCGATACCTCCGCTGCCGATTTCGAAGCCGAGTTCCAGCGCGTGCTGCACTGGTCGGCCGAGACGGACCATGCGATCGAGGAGCGGGTCGCGGCGATCCTGGCCGACGTCCAGGCCCGGGGCGACGCCGCGGTGCTGGAGTACACCCAGCGCTTCGACGGTGTGGCGGCCGATTCGATGGCCGCGCTGGAGTTGACCCGCGACGAACTGAAGGCGGCCTTCGACGCCATCACCCCGGCGCAGCGCAGCGCGCTGGAGGCGGCGGCCAAGCGGGTGCGCGCCTACCACGAGCGCCAGCTGCAGGCCTGTGGCCTGAGCTGGAGCTACCGCGACGAGGACGGCACGCTGCTGGGCCAGAAGGTGACGCCGCTGGACCGCGTGGGCATCTACGTGCCCGGTGGCAAGGCGGCCTACCCGTCCTCGGTGCTGATGAACGCCATCCCGGCGCATGTGGCCGGCGTGGGCGAGATCATCATGGTCGTTCCGACGCCCAAAGGCGAGAAGAACGCCCTGGTGCTGGCCGCCGCCTATGTGGCCGGCGTGAGCCGCGCCTTCACCATCGGTGGCGCGCAGGCCGTGGGCGCGCTGGCCTGCGGCACCGCCACCGTGCCGCGGGTGGACAAGATCACCGGTCCGGGCAACGCCTACGTGGCCAGCGCCAAGCGGCGCGTCTTCGGCCAGGTGGGCATCGACATGATCGCCGGCCCGTCGGAAATCCTGGTGCTGGCCGATGGCACGACGCCGCCGGACTGGGTGGCGATGGACCTGTTCAGCCAGGCCGAGCACGACGAGCTGGCCCAGAGCATCCTGCTCTGCCCGGACGCCGGCTACATCGCCCAGGTGCAGGCACAGATCGACCGCCTGATCGACGGCATGCCGCGCCGCGACGTGATCCGCGCCTCGCTGGAAGGCCGCGGCGCGCTGATCCTCACGAAGGACATGGACGAGGCCTGCGCGATCAGCAACCGCATCGCGCCGGAGCACCTGGAAGTCAGCTCGCGCGACGCCCACCGCTGGGAGCCGCTGCTGCGCCACGCCGGGGCGATCTTCCTGGGCGCCTTCACCAGCGAGAGCCTGGGCGACTACTGCGCCGGCCCGAACCACGTGCTGCCCACCTCGGGCACCGCGCGCTTCTCCTCGCCGCTGGGCGTGTACGACTTCCAGAAGCGCAGCAGCCTGATCGAGGTGAGCGAAGCAGGGGCCCAGCAGCTGGGCGTCATTGCCGCCGAGCTGGCCTACGGCGAGGGCCTGCAGGCGCACGCCCAGGCGGCCGAGTTCCGCCTCCAGGACCGGCGGCCATGA
- the murA gene encoding UDP-N-acetylglucosamine 1-carboxyvinyltransferase, whose translation MDKLLIRGGQRLSGEIAISGAKNAALPELCAALLCAEPVTFANVPKLQDVSTTLKVLRHLGATAERRAERDDEVTIDAGRLVTREAPYDLVKTMRASILVLGPLLARFGEARVSLPGGCAIGSRPVDQHIKGLQAMGADIVVQHGYIVAKAPSGKGARPERLRGAKITTDMVTVTGTENLLMAATLAEGETVLENAAQEPEVTDLAVLLNAMGARIDGLGTSRLRIQGVEALHAPAVAHPIIPDRIECGTFLCAVAAAGGDVTLRRTRADHLDTVLDKLREAGVQLECGADWIRVRAEGRPKAVSFRTSEYPAFPTDMQAQFMAVNCIAEGVSRVTETIFENRYMHVNELVRLGAHIAVDGHTAIVEGIPKLSGATVMATDLRASASLVIAGLVAEGETRVDRIYHLDRGYDRMEVKLRALGADIERIK comes from the coding sequence ATGGACAAACTCCTCATCCGCGGCGGTCAGCGCCTTTCCGGCGAGATCGCCATCTCCGGGGCCAAGAACGCCGCGCTGCCCGAACTGTGCGCGGCACTGCTCTGCGCCGAGCCGGTCACCTTCGCCAACGTGCCGAAGCTGCAGGACGTCTCGACCACGCTGAAGGTGCTGCGCCACCTGGGTGCCACGGCCGAGCGCCGTGCGGAGCGCGATGACGAGGTCACCATCGACGCCGGCCGCCTAGTCACCCGCGAGGCGCCGTACGACCTGGTGAAGACGATGCGTGCGTCGATCCTGGTGCTGGGCCCGCTGCTGGCGCGCTTTGGTGAGGCGCGCGTGTCGCTGCCCGGCGGCTGCGCCATCGGCTCGCGCCCGGTGGACCAGCACATCAAGGGCCTGCAGGCCATGGGTGCGGACATTGTGGTGCAGCACGGCTACATCGTGGCCAAGGCCCCATCGGGGAAGGGCGCGCGCCCGGAGCGCTTGCGCGGAGCCAAGATCACGACCGACATGGTCACCGTCACCGGCACCGAGAACCTGCTGATGGCCGCCACCTTGGCCGAGGGCGAGACGGTCCTGGAGAACGCTGCGCAGGAACCCGAGGTCACCGACCTGGCGGTGCTGCTCAACGCGATGGGCGCGCGCATCGACGGCCTGGGCACCAGCCGGCTGCGCATCCAGGGTGTCGAGGCGCTGCATGCGCCGGCCGTGGCGCACCCGATCATCCCGGACCGCATCGAGTGCGGTACCTTCCTCTGCGCCGTGGCCGCCGCCGGCGGTGACGTGACGCTGCGCCGCACCCGCGCCGACCACCTCGACACCGTGCTGGACAAGCTGCGCGAAGCCGGCGTCCAGCTGGAGTGCGGCGCCGACTGGATCCGCGTGCGCGCCGAGGGTCGCCCGAAGGCGGTGAGTTTCCGCACCAGCGAGTACCCGGCCTTCCCGACCGACATGCAGGCGCAGTTCATGGCGGTGAATTGCATCGCCGAGGGCGTCTCGCGTGTGACCGAGACGATCTTCGAGAACCGCTACATGCACGTCAACGAGCTGGTGCGCCTGGGCGCGCACATCGCCGTGGACGGCCACACCGCCATCGTCGAGGGCATCCCCAAGCTGTCCGGCGCCACCGTGATGGCCACCGACTTGCGCGCCTCCGCGAGCCTGGTGATCGCCGGCCTGGTGGCCGAAGGCGAAACGCGCGTGGACCGCATCTACCACCTCGACCGCGGCTACGACCGCATGGAAGTCAAGCTCCGGGCCCTGGGTGCGGACATCGAGAGGATCAAGTGA
- a CDS encoding ABC transporter ATP-binding protein, with product MNPAIHFQHVSKTYRGARGTFQALTDVSFDIQPGEFFGLLGPNGAGKTTLISILAGLARATEGRVTVMGHDVVADYAAARKSLGIVPQELVFDPFFSVRESLRIQSGYFGVKGNDAWIDELLAGLGLADKAGANMRQLSGGMKRRVLVAQALVHRPPVIVLDEPTAGVDVELRQTLWSFIARLNKEGHTVLLTTHYLEEAEALCGRIAMLKQGRVVALERTSALLAGTASTMLRFKTDDALPAELAAQARVTGRIAQIKAHDAAEVESVLARLRAAGVRVEDLEIGRADLEDVFLDIMQGRSTSVVSTESAAAVEVA from the coding sequence ATGAACCCGGCCATCCACTTCCAGCACGTCAGCAAGACCTACCGCGGCGCGCGCGGTACCTTCCAGGCGCTCACCGACGTGAGCTTCGACATCCAGCCAGGCGAGTTCTTCGGCCTGCTGGGCCCCAATGGAGCCGGCAAGACGACGCTGATCAGCATCCTCGCCGGCCTGGCGCGCGCCACGGAGGGCCGCGTCACCGTGATGGGCCACGACGTGGTGGCCGACTACGCCGCGGCGCGCAAGTCGCTGGGCATCGTGCCGCAGGAGCTGGTGTTCGACCCGTTCTTCTCGGTGCGCGAGTCGCTGCGCATTCAAAGTGGCTACTTCGGCGTCAAGGGCAACGACGCCTGGATCGACGAGCTGCTCGCCGGCCTGGGCCTGGCCGACAAGGCCGGCGCCAACATGCGCCAGCTCTCCGGCGGCATGAAGCGCCGGGTGCTGGTGGCGCAGGCGCTGGTGCACCGCCCGCCGGTGATCGTGCTGGACGAGCCCACCGCCGGCGTGGACGTGGAGCTGCGCCAGACGCTGTGGTCCTTCATCGCCCGGCTGAACAAGGAAGGGCACACCGTGCTGCTGACCACCCATTACCTGGAAGAGGCTGAGGCGCTGTGCGGGCGCATCGCCATGCTCAAGCAGGGTCGGGTGGTGGCACTGGAGCGCACCTCGGCGCTGCTGGCGGGGACGGCCAGCACGATGCTGCGCTTCAAGACCGACGACGCGCTGCCGGCCGAGCTGGCCGCCCAGGCCCGGGTGACCGGGCGCATCGCGCAGATCAAGGCGCACGATGCCGCGGAGGTGGAATCCGTGCTGGCACGACTGCGTGCCGCTGGCGTGCGGGTGGAGGACCTGGAGATCGGCCGCGCCGACCTGGAGGATGTCTTCCTGGACATCATGCAGGGGCGCTCGACGTCGGTGGTGTCCACTGAGTCGGCGGCGGCCGTGGAGGTGGCGTGA
- a CDS encoding type II toxin-antitoxin system VapC family toxin, with protein sequence MIAIDTNVVVRLLVADDPAQHAASARLLKEHDVFVPDTVVLETEWVLRFAYRFEPAQVVRGLRGLFGLPNMHLAQAAPVAQALRWHEEQQLDFADALHLAQSQHLSVLKTFDRKFIQRAAALGTCQVEAPR encoded by the coding sequence GTGATCGCGATTGACACCAACGTCGTTGTGCGCCTGCTCGTGGCCGACGACCCGGCCCAGCATGCCGCCAGCGCCCGCCTGCTGAAAGAGCACGACGTGTTCGTACCGGACACCGTGGTGCTGGAAACCGAGTGGGTGCTGCGCTTCGCCTATCGCTTCGAGCCGGCCCAGGTGGTGCGCGGCCTGCGCGGGCTGTTCGGTCTGCCGAACATGCATCTGGCGCAGGCCGCCCCGGTGGCTCAGGCCCTGCGCTGGCATGAAGAGCAGCAGTTGGACTTCGCCGACGCACTCCATCTGGCCCAAAGTCAACACCTGTCCGTGCTGAAGACTTTCGATCGCAAGTTCATCCAGCGCGCGGCGGCATTGGGAACCTGCCAAGTCGAAGCACCTCGGTAA
- a CDS encoding ABC transporter permease — MLAGARTLYYKEVLRFWKVSFQTVGAPVLTAVLYLLIFGHVLEDHVKVYDQVGYTSFLIPGLVMMSVLQNSFANSSSSLIQSKITGNLVFLLVAPLSHWAWFVAYVGASVTRGLVVGTGVLAVTVWFAPPGMAQPLWALVFAVLGAALMGSLGLIAGLWAEKFDQMAAFQNFIVMPMTFLAGVFYSIHSLPAFWQKASHLNPFFYMIDGFRHGFFGVSDVSPWISLAVVGSSLIVVSAITLRLLASGYKLRS, encoded by the coding sequence ATGCTCGCCGGTGCCCGTACCCTGTACTACAAGGAAGTGCTGCGCTTCTGGAAGGTGAGCTTCCAGACCGTGGGTGCGCCCGTGCTCACCGCGGTGCTCTACCTGCTGATCTTCGGCCACGTGCTGGAGGACCACGTCAAGGTCTACGACCAGGTCGGCTACACCAGCTTCCTGATCCCCGGGCTGGTGATGATGAGCGTGCTGCAGAACAGCTTTGCCAACAGCTCCTCCAGCCTCATCCAGAGCAAGATCACCGGCAACCTGGTGTTCCTGCTGGTGGCGCCGCTGTCGCACTGGGCCTGGTTCGTGGCCTATGTGGGCGCTTCGGTCACGCGGGGCCTGGTGGTGGGCACCGGCGTGCTGGCGGTGACGGTGTGGTTCGCGCCGCCCGGCATGGCGCAGCCGCTGTGGGCGCTGGTGTTTGCGGTGCTGGGCGCGGCGCTGATGGGCTCGCTGGGGTTGATCGCCGGCCTGTGGGCCGAGAAGTTCGACCAGATGGCCGCGTTCCAGAACTTCATCGTCATGCCCATGACCTTCCTGGCCGGGGTGTTCTACTCGATCCACTCGCTGCCGGCGTTCTGGCAGAAGGCCAGCCACCTGAACCCCTTCTTCTACATGATCGACGGCTTCCGCCACGGCTTCTTCGGCGTCAGCGATGTCTCGCCCTGGATCAGCCTGGCGGTGGTGGGTTCGAGCCTGATCGTGGTGAGCGCGATCACGCTGCGACTGCTGGCGTCGGGGTACAAGCTGCGGTCTTGA
- a CDS encoding AbrB/MazE/SpoVT family DNA-binding domain-containing protein, whose amino-acid sequence MHTLKLTQIGNSVGVILPKEVLARLKLEKGDSIYVTDTPDGVALTAFDPAFEEQLELGREFMREYRDTFRALAK is encoded by the coding sequence ATGCACACCCTCAAGCTCACCCAGATCGGCAACTCGGTCGGCGTCATCCTGCCCAAGGAGGTGCTGGCGCGGCTGAAGCTGGAGAAGGGCGACTCGATCTACGTCACCGACACCCCGGACGGGGTCGCGCTGACCGCCTTCGACCCGGCCTTCGAGGAGCAGCTGGAGCTGGGCCGCGAGTTCATGCGCGAGTACCGCGACACCTTCCGCGCCCTGGCCAAGTGA
- a CDS encoding BolA family protein, which yields MADPTPDQVRALIAAGLSCDHLEVEGDGRHFFATIVTPAFEGQSRIKRHQQVYAVLGERMRAEIHALSMKTLTPAEWQAQPVQHGAAAAGINPHH from the coding sequence ATGGCCGATCCCACTCCCGACCAAGTCCGTGCGCTGATTGCCGCGGGCCTTTCCTGCGATCACCTCGAGGTCGAGGGCGACGGCCGGCATTTCTTTGCCACCATCGTCACGCCGGCCTTCGAGGGCCAGAGCCGCATCAAGCGCCACCAGCAGGTCTACGCCGTGCTGGGCGAGCGCATGCGCGCCGAGATCCACGCGCTGTCGATGAAGACGCTCACGCCCGCCGAATGGCAGGCGCAGCCGGTGCAGCACGGCGCGGCTGCGGCCGGCATCAACCCCCACCACTGA